A single region of the Numida meleagris isolate 19003 breed g44 Domestic line unplaced genomic scaffold, NumMel1.0 unplaced_Scaffold1120, whole genome shotgun sequence genome encodes:
- the LOC110390456 gene encoding leukocyte immunoglobulin-like receptor subfamily B member 4 (The sequence of the model RefSeq protein was modified relative to this genomic sequence to represent the inferred CDS: added 63 bases not found in genome assembly): PQPSLWLHPSQGVSLGDTVTLWCHLPQPAAWVRLCQDERSISCMYERQVQNTTEFSFVISTWMHAGTYWCQYQGLEPWETSEKSDPMELVVTDYNLPAPSISLCLKGCEEMGTNVTICVETRTNVTIQCWGKDDESSLLLHRDGCSAPIQRQDPDGGSVATFTLFGVTPTDSGTYRCSYHPKNYPFVSSPLGNSVVLKVTPTPTPPDPTGAIAGPRWNLVVAVVGGCIAAIMFILVLFFLVAAHRRWIWRDGNPQGATPRRPETVQFQVGVWWQRTGHSSVSMGRGGD, from the exons TGCCCCAACCCTCCCTGTggctgcaccccagccagggggtgtccctgggggacactgtcaCCCTGTGGTGCCACCTGCCCCAGCCGGCTGCCTGGGTCCGGCTCTGCCAGGATGAACGATCCATCTCCTGCATGTACGAGCGCCAGGTGCAGAATACGACCGAGTTCTCCTTTGTTATCTCAACGTGGATGCATGCAGGGACATACTGGTGCCAGTACCAGGGGTTGGAGCCTTGGGAGACATCAGAGAAGAGTGATCCCAtggagctggtggtgacag ATTACAACTTACCTGCACCCAGCATTTCCCTGTGCCTGAAGGGATGTGAGGAAATGGGGACCAATGTCACCATCTGTGTGGAGACAAGGACCAATGTCACCATCCAGTGCTGGGGCAAGGATGATGAgtcttccctcctcctgcacaggGACGGGTGCTCAGCCCCTATCCAGCGCCAGGACCCTGATGGTGGGAGTGTGGCCACCTTCACCCTCTTTGGGGTGACCCCAACTGACAGCGGCACCTATAGGTGCTCCTACCACCCCAAGAACTACCCCTTTGTGTCCTCACCCCTTGGCAACAGCGTGGTGCTAAAGGTGACACCCACACCTACACCCCCAG ACCCCACAGGTGCCATAGCGGGGCCCCGTTGGAACCTGGTGGTGGCTGTGGTGGGAGGTTGCATTGCTGCCATCATGTTTATCCTCGTCCTCTTCTTCCTCGTTGCTGCCCACAGACGATGGATATGGAGAGATGGAAATCCTCAAG GTGCCACCCCCAGAAGGCCCGAGACCGTGCAGTTCCAG